The genomic DNA CCTGGCCGATGGGCAGGTTCGAGAAGGAGCTGCCCGACCACTGGTCGATCGGGGGCACCAGGCCTGCCGTCTCACCGGGCAGCCCGACCCCGGTGCGCTGCCCGAGCCCGAACTTCGTGAGCATGTCGGCGAACTTCTCCGGGCCGATCCGCTGGGCCAGCATCAGGGTGCCGACGTTCGAGGACTTCCCGAACACCCCGGTGGTGGTGTAGGGCTCGACTCCGTGGCTCCAGGCGTCGCCGACGGTGACACCGCCCATGTTGATCGAACCCGGAACCTGCAGCACCTCATCGGGATTGGTCAGACCCATCTCGATCGCGGTGGCCGCGGTGATGATCTTGTTGACCGAGCCGGGTTCGAACGGCGAGGACACCGCGGGGTTGCCCAGCTGCCGGTTCTCCTGGCGGCCGAGGTCCTGAGAGGGGTCGAAGGTGTTGTCGTTGGCCATCGCCAGCACCTCGGAGGTCTTGGCGTCCAGCACCACCGCCGAGACGTTCTTGGCCCCGGAGGCGTCCTTGGCCATCTGGACCTGTTGCTGGACGTAGAACTGGATGTCGTCGTCGATGGTCAGCTGCACGGTCGACCCGTCGACGGCTTCGTGCCGGTTGCGGTAGCTGCCCGGGATCACCACGCCGTCGGAACCGCGGTCATAGGTCACCGATCCGTCGGTGCCGGCCAGCACCGAGTCCATGGCGTCCTCGAGGCCCAGCAGTCCGTGGCCGTCCCAGTCGATACCGCCCACCATGTTGGCCGCCAGCGATCCGCCCGGGTACTGGCGCAGGTCCTGGCGCTCCGAGCCGACCTCGGGGAACTTGGTCATGATGGCGGTGGCCACCGCCGGGTCGACCGCGCGGGCCAGGTAGACGAAGGTCTCGTTGCTGCGCAGCTTGCGCAGCACTGTCGCCATGTCCGGGCGCCCGCCCAATTGAGCAGACACCTCCTTGGCGATCTCACGCAGGCGGGTCTGGGGATCCGGAGCCTCGGGCGACTTGGCGCGGGCCTCCTCCAGCTGCTCGCGGATGCGCACCGGCTGGAACGTCAGGGCACGGGCCTCGATGGTGAAGGCGAGTTTGTCGAAGTTGCGATCGACGATGGCGCCGCGCAGGGCCTGCTGGACGTCGGTGACCTTGAGCTGCCCGGCAGCCTCGGCGCGCAGTCCGGCGGCCTGGGGAACCTGCAGGTTGAACAGCTGGGCTGCGGCCACCGCGATCAGCACCCCGATGGCGATGTTGCCGGTGCGCCGCCGGAAGGCGAACGACGCGGTGCGACCGCCGCCGAGCCCGTCGCCGGCGTCGGCAACCGGGCGGATGCGACGTCGGCGCGCCGAATGCCCCTGGGGCGCAGGCGACTTGGGCGCCTTCTTCGGGGTACGACGACCGGCCGGCTGCTGGGCACGCCTCACGCCGGCGCTCCCGGCGCGGGCGCGGGAACCAGCGCGGGGTCAGCCGCCGGCGGGGCGGGAGGCGGGGGCAGTTGCGCCGGATCGGTGGCCAGCGGGGCCGCCGGCGGCAG from Mycolicibacterium tokaiense includes the following:
- a CDS encoding peptidoglycan D,D-transpeptidase FtsI family protein, whose product is MRRAQQPAGRRTPKKAPKSPAPQGHSARRRRIRPVADAGDGLGGGRTASFAFRRRTGNIAIGVLIAVAAAQLFNLQVPQAAGLRAEAAGQLKVTDVQQALRGAIVDRNFDKLAFTIEARALTFQPVRIREQLEEARAKSPEAPDPQTRLREIAKEVSAQLGGRPDMATVLRKLRSNETFVYLARAVDPAVATAIMTKFPEVGSERQDLRQYPGGSLAANMVGGIDWDGHGLLGLEDAMDSVLAGTDGSVTYDRGSDGVVIPGSYRNRHEAVDGSTVQLTIDDDIQFYVQQQVQMAKDASGAKNVSAVVLDAKTSEVLAMANDNTFDPSQDLGRQENRQLGNPAVSSPFEPGSVNKIITAATAIEMGLTNPDEVLQVPGSINMGGVTVGDAWSHGVEPYTTTGVFGKSSNVGTLMLAQRIGPEKFADMLTKFGLGQRTGVGLPGETAGLVPPIDQWSGSSFSNLPIGQGLSMSLLQMTGMYQTIANDGLRIPPRIIKSTIAADGTTTEEPRPEGVRVVSPQTAQTVRNMFRAVVQRDPMGVQQGTGPQAAVEGYQLAGKTGTAQQINPDCGCYYSDVYWITFAGMVTVDNPRYVVGIMMDAPHRAADGSPGSSAAPLFHNIASWLLQRENVPLSPDPGPPLVLRQT